Proteins co-encoded in one Pseudorhizobium banfieldiae genomic window:
- a CDS encoding alkylphosphonate utilization protein, translating into MADADDEYVYDEATGEWRPASEMAAAAAQAADVRDASGNVLKDGDSVTLIKDLKVKGAGQTLKQGTVIRSIRLTDNPEEIDCRHDAIKGLVLRTEFVRKR; encoded by the coding sequence ATGGCCGATGCGGATGACGAATATGTTTATGACGAAGCGACCGGCGAGTGGCGCCCCGCGTCCGAAATGGCCGCGGCGGCCGCGCAGGCTGCAGACGTGCGCGACGCCTCCGGCAATGTGCTGAAGGATGGAGATTCCGTCACCCTCATCAAGGACCTGAAGGTCAAGGGCGCGGGGCAGACCCTGAAGCAGGGAACCGTTATCCGCTCGATCCGTCTCACCGATAATCCGGAAGAGATCGACTGCCGCCACGACGCCATCAAGGGCCTCGTGCTGCGCACGGAATTCGTCCGCAAGCGGTGA
- a CDS encoding VOC family protein, with protein MLQTASETRSETHGKFIWCELMTSDTEAAGRFYSSVLGWSLNAMPMGEGDAYYLFQIGEGDKCPGIGGMMKIPTEMAGSMPPNWSGYVAVDDVDRTAREFAENGGTVHRQPEDIPQVGRFAVVADPHGAVLNIMTPLPMDDMPPPPPEGAPGTVGWHELYAADLEEAFEFYSRIFGWTKDSDFDMGEMGAYRLFAEHGKQTGGMMKRPEEIPMPCWVYYFNVESVEAAIGRVRAGGGQVLNGPMEVPGGSWIAQCTDPQGAFFCLASMQK; from the coding sequence ATGCTGCAGACTGCATCGGAAACCAGAAGCGAAACCCACGGCAAGTTCATCTGGTGCGAGCTGATGACGTCGGATACGGAGGCGGCCGGCCGCTTCTATTCGTCCGTCCTCGGCTGGTCGCTCAACGCCATGCCGATGGGGGAGGGCGACGCCTACTACCTCTTTCAGATCGGCGAGGGCGACAAATGCCCCGGTATCGGTGGCATGATGAAAATTCCCACCGAGATGGCCGGTAGCATGCCGCCGAACTGGAGCGGCTACGTTGCCGTCGATGACGTCGACCGGACGGCACGGGAGTTCGCGGAGAACGGCGGCACCGTGCATCGGCAGCCGGAGGATATCCCGCAGGTGGGCCGCTTCGCCGTGGTCGCCGATCCGCATGGCGCCGTCCTCAACATCATGACGCCGCTGCCGATGGATGACATGCCGCCGCCCCCGCCGGAGGGTGCGCCGGGCACCGTCGGCTGGCACGAACTCTATGCCGCCGACCTGGAAGAGGCCTTCGAGTTCTATAGCCGCATCTTCGGTTGGACGAAGGACAGCGACTTCGACATGGGAGAGATGGGGGCCTACCGGCTCTTCGCCGAACACGGCAAGCAGACCGGCGGGATGATGAAGCGTCCGGAGGAGATCCCCATGCCGTGTTGGGTCTACTACTTCAACGTCGAAAGCGTCGAAGCCGCCATCGGGCGGGTCCGTGCCGGCGGCGGCCAGGTGCTGAACGGGCCGATGGAGGTTCCCGGCGGCAGCTGGATCGCCCAGTGCACCGACCCGCAGGGTGCCTTCTTCTGCCTCGCATCCATGCAGAAATGA
- a CDS encoding potassium channel family protein, with amino-acid sequence MTASSSASRPIYLQNLRQFLVRVERGQDRTALRLQAAFAVVDIAILAFFLFGPYLRAGPTYLIIDYIIAVWISLELIARALVAPTWRIFFRRFMTWIDIIILATLLFPDVLFNFAFLRAMRLWAIGSSPLLQHGLRRAGYAHLLDVVRALINLLVFLFIVTGFVYTSFFYNRPGEQGFVDALYFTVASITTTGYGDITLPGTAGKLTSVVTMIVGISLFVRLAQAVVRPNKVHYPCPQCGLQRHEQDAVHCKACGEMLKIPDDGD; translated from the coding sequence ATGACAGCCTCTTCCTCGGCCAGCCGGCCCATCTATCTGCAGAACCTGCGGCAATTTCTCGTCAGGGTGGAGCGCGGGCAGGACAGGACCGCTCTGCGCCTCCAGGCGGCCTTCGCCGTCGTCGATATCGCGATCCTCGCCTTCTTCCTCTTCGGCCCGTACCTCCGCGCCGGGCCGACCTACCTCATCATCGACTACATCATCGCAGTCTGGATCAGCTTGGAGCTGATCGCGAGGGCGCTTGTTGCACCGACCTGGCGCATCTTCTTCCGCCGGTTCATGACCTGGATCGACATCATCATCCTCGCGACGCTGCTTTTTCCCGACGTATTGTTCAACTTCGCCTTCCTCAGAGCCATGCGTCTCTGGGCGATCGGGAGTAGCCCGCTGCTGCAGCATGGTCTCCGGCGCGCCGGATACGCACACCTGCTCGATGTCGTTCGGGCGCTGATCAACCTCCTGGTTTTCCTGTTCATCGTGACCGGCTTCGTCTACACGAGCTTCTTCTACAATCGGCCGGGCGAGCAGGGTTTCGTCGACGCTCTCTACTTCACGGTCGCCTCCATTACGACCACCGGCTACGGCGATATCACCCTTCCAGGAACCGCCGGAAAGCTCACCTCGGTGGTGACCATGATCGTCGGGATCTCCCTCTTCGTGCGACTGGCTCAGGCGGTGGTGCGTCCGAACAAGGTCCATTACCCCTGTCCCCAATGCGGGCTGCAGCGACACGAGCAGGACGCCGTTCACTGCAAGGCCTGTGGGGAAATGCTGAAGATTCCCGACGACGGCGACTGA
- a CDS encoding DUF899 domain-containing protein, producing MNAITSPENAIVSREEWLEARRRLLQLEKEETRLRDKVRAERRALPWVRMDKNYVFNAPDGEKRLADLFDGRSQLIVYHFMLGPDWDAGCTGCSFHSDHVDGALVHLNNHDVTYVAVSRAPIEKIEAYRKRMGWKFPWVSSYGSDFNFDFHVSFTPEELASGSVRYNFTEIPREQAHDELPGLSAFYKNEKGEIFHTYSTYARGGEELIGTLMILDRAPFGRNEETTMNFVKRHDEYEQAPEASSCCH from the coding sequence ATGAACGCGATCACGTCGCCGGAGAATGCAATCGTGTCCCGGGAGGAGTGGCTGGAAGCTCGCCGCAGGCTCCTTCAGCTGGAGAAGGAGGAAACGCGCCTGCGCGACAAGGTGCGGGCCGAGCGCCGGGCGCTTCCCTGGGTCAGGATGGACAAGAACTATGTCTTCAACGCCCCCGACGGGGAGAAGCGGCTTGCCGACCTCTTCGATGGCCGCAGCCAGCTGATCGTCTATCATTTCATGCTGGGTCCGGACTGGGATGCCGGCTGCACGGGCTGCTCCTTCCACTCCGATCATGTGGACGGCGCGCTTGTCCATCTCAACAACCACGACGTGACCTATGTCGCCGTCTCCCGTGCGCCGATCGAAAAGATCGAGGCCTACAGGAAGCGCATGGGCTGGAAGTTCCCCTGGGTCTCGTCCTATGGCTCCGACTTCAACTTCGACTTCCACGTCTCGTTTACGCCGGAGGAACTGGCGAGCGGCAGCGTCCGCTACAACTTCACCGAAATCCCGCGCGAACAGGCCCATGACGAACTCCCGGGCCTATCCGCCTTCTACAAGAACGAGAAGGGCGAGATCTTCCACACCTATTCGACCTATGCCCGCGGCGGCGAAGAGCTGATCGGCACGCTGATGATCCTAGACCGGGCGCCGTTCGGCCGAAACGAGGAAACCACGATGAACTTCGTCAAGCGTCATGACGAATACGAGCAGGCGCCTGAAGCTTCATCCTGCTGCCACTAA
- a CDS encoding DUF1579 domain-containing protein, protein MEMAKPQAEHGFLRRLVGTWEVRDMPDAGTWVEVVRSLHGIWFVAEGNGQMPGGGDATTVLTLGYDPAKGRYVGSWIGSMMTHMWVYDGEVSADGNTLSLYTTGPDFENPGRTGEYREQIIINDDDHRIFNSSAKQADGRWKQFMEVNYRRVS, encoded by the coding sequence ATGGAGATGGCGAAGCCGCAGGCAGAGCACGGCTTCCTGCGGAGGCTCGTCGGCACCTGGGAGGTCAGGGACATGCCCGATGCCGGCACATGGGTCGAGGTGGTCCGGTCGCTGCATGGCATCTGGTTCGTCGCGGAAGGCAATGGCCAGATGCCGGGCGGTGGCGATGCCACCACAGTGCTGACGCTTGGCTACGATCCCGCCAAGGGCAGGTATGTCGGCAGCTGGATCGGGTCCATGATGACCCACATGTGGGTGTACGACGGCGAGGTGTCTGCCGACGGCAATACCCTCAGCCTTTACACCACCGGACCTGACTTCGAAAATCCCGGCAGGACCGGGGAATATCGCGAGCAGATCATCATCAATGACGATGATCATCGCATCTTCAACTCCAGTGCGAAGCAAGCGGACGGAAGATGGAAGCAGTTCATGGAAGTCAATTACCGGCGCGTGTCCTAG
- a CDS encoding sigma-70 family RNA polymerase sigma factor, translating into MQEAAGESHPQTEIVELIPMLRSFARRFYSNSHDVDDLVQETVLRALANLDKFQPGTSLKSWAFTIMRNTFCTRYGRGKREFVGTEDCASLQRSINAPQEWAVRIQEFDRALAGLPEHYRDAFEIVLMRGESYESASALCNCPVGTIKSRVNRARLAILKTLGEDGIRGTVDIQ; encoded by the coding sequence ATGCAGGAAGCAGCAGGTGAAAGCCACCCGCAGACAGAAATCGTTGAATTGATCCCCATGTTGAGGAGTTTCGCGAGGCGCTTCTACAGCAACTCCCATGATGTCGACGATCTGGTGCAGGAAACGGTGCTGCGGGCGCTCGCCAATCTGGACAAGTTCCAGCCGGGCACCAGCCTGAAATCCTGGGCCTTCACGATCATGCGCAATACGTTTTGCACGCGCTACGGCCGCGGCAAGCGGGAATTCGTCGGTACGGAGGACTGCGCCTCGTTGCAGCGGTCGATCAATGCCCCGCAGGAATGGGCCGTGAGGATCCAGGAATTCGATCGTGCGCTCGCCGGACTTCCGGAGCACTATCGTGACGCTTTCGAGATCGTGTTGATGCGTGGAGAAAGCTATGAATCCGCATCGGCGCTCTGCAACTGCCCCGTCGGCACGATCAAGAGCCGCGTCAACCGCGCCCGCCTCGCCATCCTCAAGACCCTTGGGGAGGATGGCATCCGCGGGACGGTCGATATCCAGTAG